In Lotus japonicus ecotype B-129 chromosome 5, LjGifu_v1.2, one genomic interval encodes:
- the LOC130717511 gene encoding inorganic phosphate transporter 1-4: MAKEQIQVLNALDVAKTQWYHFTAIIIAGMGFFTDAYDLFCISLVTKLLGRIYYHVDGAEKPGTLPPNVSAAVNGVAFIGTLSGQLFFGWLGDKMGRKKVYGMTLMLMVVASIASGLSFGHDPKTVMTTLCFFRFWLGFGIGGDYPLSATIMSEYSNKKTRGAFIAAVFAMQGFGILAGGIFAIIIASAFKAKFDAPAYEVDPLGSTVPQADYVWRIILMVGAIPAAMTYYSRTKMPETARYTALVAKNTEKAAADMSKVLHVEIQAEPKKEVTQQQSNSFGLFSKEFLRRHGLHLLGTTSTWFLLDIAFYSQNLFQKDIFSAIGWIPSAKTMNALEEVYRIARAQTLIALCSTVPGYWFTVAFIDRIGRFAIQLMGFFFMTVFMFALAIPYEHWTHKENRIGFVVMYSLTFFFANFGPNATTFVVPAEIFPARLRSTCHGISSACGKLGAMVGAFGFLYLAQNQDKSKADAGYPAGIGVKNSLLLLGVVNILGFLFTFLVPEAKGKSLEEMSGEQEEEVES; encoded by the coding sequence ATGGCCAAGGAGCAAATTCAGGTGCTAAATGCACTAGATGTGGCCAAAACACAATGGTATCACTTCACAGCAATCATCATTGCTGGAATGGGCTTCTTCACTGATGCCTATGACCTGTTCTGCATATCGCTCGTTACGAAGCTTCTTGGTCGTATATATTACCATGTTGATGGTGCAGAGAAGCCTGGCACACTGCCTCCAAATGTGTCAGCTGCTGTTAATGGTGTTGCTTTCATAGGAACACTTTCTGGGCAACTCTTCTTTGGCTGGCTCGGTGACAAAATGGGCCGTAAAAAAGTCTATGGCATGACCCTGATGCTGATGGTGGTAGCCTCCATCGCTTCCGGTCTTTCTTTTGGACACGATCCAAAGACCGTGATGACAACTCTTTGCTTCTTCCGATTCTGGCTTGGTTTTGGTATTGGTGGAGACTACCCACTTTCGGCTACCATAATGTCTGAGTATTCTAATAAGAAGACCCGTGGTGCCTTCATAGCTGCAGTGTTTGCAATGCAGGGTTTTGGAATTTTAGCAGGAGGTATATTTGCAATCATAATTGCTTCTGCATTCAaggccaagtttgatgctccaGCATACGAGGTTGATCCATTAGGCTCAACTGTTCCACAAGCAGACTATGTTTGGAGGATAATTCTAATGGTAGGAGCAATCCCAGCTGCAATGACTTACTACTCGAGAACGAAGATGCCAGAAACCGCACGTTATACCGCCCTGGTTGCAAAGAACACGGAGAAGGCTGCAGCAGATATGTCTAAGGTCTTGCATGTGGAGATTCAAGCTGAACCAAAAAAGGAGGTGACACAGCAACAAAGTAACTCATTTGGATTGTTCTCTAAGGAGTTCCTCAGGCGCCATGGACTGCATCTACTCGGAACAACCAGCACATGGTTTTTGCTTGATATTGCATTTTACAGCCAAAATCTCTTCCAGAAGGACATCTTCAGCGCAATCGGTTGGATCCCTTCTGCAAAGACCATGAATGCCCTTGAAGAGGTTTACAGAATTGCAAGGGCTCAAACTCTTATTGCTCTTTGCAGCACAGTTCCGGGTTACTGGTTCACCGTGGCATTCATTGACAGGATTGGAAGATTTGCTATTCAGTTGATGGGGTTCTTCTTCATGACAGTGTTCATGTTTGCTCTTGCCATTCCCTATGAACACTGGACTCACAAGGAGAACAGAATTGGGTTTGTGGTGATGTATTCGTTGACCTTCTTCTTTGCAAACTTTGGGCCTAATGCTACCACATTTGTTGTGCCAGCAGAGATCTTCCCAGCTAGATTGCGATCCACTTGCCACGGAATATCATCAGCATGCGGGAAGCTTGGAGCTATGGTTGGTGCATTTGGATTCTTGTACTTGGCTCAAAACCAGGACAAGAGCAAAGCAGATGCAGGGTACCCTGCTGGTATTGGTGTGAAGAATTCACTGCTTCTATTAGGTGTTGTGAACATTCTGGGCTTCCTCTTTACTTTCTTGGTCCCAGAAGCAAAGGGAAAATCTCTGGAGGAGATGTCTGGTGAGCAAGAAGAGGAAGTTGAAAGTTAA